In the Streptomyces formicae genome, one interval contains:
- a CDS encoding response regulator has translation MIRVVLVDDQALMRAGFRALLDAEDGIEVVGEGADGAEGVAVVRDTVPDVALIDVQMPVMTGIEATRRIVAEPRLAAVRVVILTNYGHDEYVFDALRAGASGFLLKDTEPADLLHGIDVVARGEALLSPSVTRSLIGEFVSRPPDRTSAPGLETLTRREREVTALVARGLTNEEIAAHMVISPFTAKTHVSRAMTKLGARDRAQLVVFAYESGLVAARSVDL, from the coding sequence GTGATCCGTGTCGTGCTCGTCGACGACCAGGCGCTCATGCGCGCCGGGTTCAGGGCCCTGCTCGACGCCGAGGACGGCATCGAGGTGGTGGGGGAGGGAGCCGACGGCGCGGAAGGCGTCGCCGTCGTACGGGACACGGTGCCCGACGTCGCGCTCATCGACGTGCAGATGCCCGTGATGACCGGCATCGAGGCGACCCGCAGGATCGTCGCCGAGCCGCGCCTGGCCGCCGTGCGCGTGGTGATCCTCACCAACTACGGCCACGACGAGTACGTCTTCGACGCGCTGCGCGCCGGGGCCAGCGGGTTCCTGCTCAAGGACACCGAGCCCGCCGATCTGCTGCACGGCATCGACGTCGTCGCGCGCGGCGAGGCGTTGCTCTCGCCGTCGGTGACGCGCAGCCTGATCGGCGAGTTCGTGTCCCGGCCCCCCGACCGGACCAGCGCGCCGGGACTCGAGACCCTCACCCGCCGCGAGCGCGAGGTGACCGCGCTGGTCGCCCGCGGGCTGACGAACGAGGAGATCGCCGCGCACATGGTCATCAGCCCGTTCACGGCGAAGACGCACGTGAGCCGTGCGATGACCAAGCTCGGCGCGCGCGACCGGGCCCAACTGGTCGTGTTCGCCTACGAGTCGGGCCTGGTGGCGGCCCGGAGCGTCGATCTCTAG
- a CDS encoding DUF4232 domain-containing protein — translation MTVIPRPLRQALALSATALLVAGCGLSAELDREANPEREPRTEATPSDATPSEATPSQPTRSAPGAPGDVALGPDGRSPADAPSAGTPRCPESGVTMSPGMVSATMGLRAMSVTVTNCGKGVRRINGYPDIRVRGVDKQLFRVNVLKGTEPVTTMDDPGPRRVTLKPGESAYTSLVWRYSAVDAATLEGSGVYVEIGTGKGAARQTIQPDGGLDIGETGMLGTTAWQRSPSDEEPRSRGARPTAPAPSTPAS, via the coding sequence GTGACCGTCATACCGAGACCACTCAGACAGGCCCTGGCGCTGTCGGCGACCGCGCTGCTCGTGGCCGGTTGCGGGCTCTCCGCGGAGCTGGACCGCGAGGCGAACCCGGAGCGCGAGCCGAGGACGGAGGCGACCCCTTCCGACGCGACCCCGTCCGAGGCGACCCCTTCCCAGCCGACCCGTTCCGCGCCGGGCGCGCCCGGCGACGTCGCGCTCGGCCCCGACGGTCGTTCCCCCGCCGACGCGCCGTCCGCCGGCACCCCGCGCTGCCCGGAGTCCGGCGTGACGATGTCGCCGGGCATGGTGAGCGCCACGATGGGCCTGCGCGCGATGTCGGTGACCGTGACCAACTGCGGCAAGGGCGTGCGGCGGATCAACGGCTACCCGGACATTCGCGTCCGCGGCGTGGACAAGCAATTGTTCCGCGTGAACGTGCTCAAGGGCACCGAGCCGGTCACCACCATGGACGACCCCGGGCCGCGCCGCGTCACGCTGAAGCCGGGCGAATCCGCGTACACCTCGCTGGTCTGGCGGTACTCGGCCGTCGACGCCGCCACCCTGGAGGGCAGCGGCGTCTACGTGGAGATCGGCACCGGCAAGGGCGCGGCCCGGCAGACCATCCAGCCGGACGGCGGCCTCGACATCGGTGAGACGGGCATGCTCGGCACGACCGCCTGGCAGCGCAGCCCGTCGGACGAAGAGCCTCGGAGCCGGGGCGCCCGGCCTACGGCACCCGCGCCGTCCACTCCGGCGAGCTGA
- a CDS encoding lipoate--protein ligase family protein yields the protein MHGEYKVPGGKLVVVDLDVDGGELRHTRVAGDFFLEPDEALDAINGALDGAPADTDTAGLAARIDTALPEGTVMYGLTSEGIGIAVRRALAHATDWTDYDWQLVHEGPQAPTLHMALDEVLTQEVAAGRRPPTLRVWEWGAPSVIIGSFQSLANEVDPEGAARHGIDVVRRISGGGAMFVEPGNTITYSLSVPDALVQGLSFQDSYAYLDDWVLGALADMGIKAWYQPLNDIATDAGKIAGAAQKRMVGPGGGPGAVLHHVTMSYDIDADKMLEVLRIGKEKLSDKGTKSAKKRVDPLRRQTGLPRESVIERMIDSFRGRYGLTDGGVTEEELARARELARTKFSSPEWTARVP from the coding sequence GTGCACGGTGAGTACAAGGTCCCCGGCGGCAAGCTCGTCGTAGTGGATCTGGACGTCGACGGCGGCGAGTTGCGGCACACGCGCGTGGCCGGTGACTTCTTCCTCGAACCCGACGAGGCGCTCGACGCGATCAACGGCGCCCTCGACGGCGCCCCCGCCGACACGGACACCGCGGGCCTCGCCGCGCGCATCGACACCGCGCTGCCCGAGGGCACCGTGATGTACGGCCTGACGTCGGAGGGCATCGGCATCGCGGTGCGCCGCGCCCTCGCGCACGCCACGGACTGGACCGACTACGACTGGCAGCTCGTCCACGAGGGCCCGCAGGCGCCCACCCTGCACATGGCCCTGGACGAGGTGCTCACCCAGGAGGTCGCGGCGGGGAGGCGCCCGCCGACGCTGCGCGTGTGGGAGTGGGGCGCCCCTTCGGTGATCATCGGCAGCTTCCAGTCGCTCGCCAACGAGGTCGACCCTGAGGGCGCGGCCCGCCACGGCATCGACGTCGTCCGCAGGATCTCCGGCGGCGGCGCGATGTTCGTGGAGCCGGGGAACACGATCACGTACTCCCTCTCGGTGCCCGACGCCCTCGTCCAGGGGCTGTCGTTCCAGGACAGCTACGCCTATCTCGACGACTGGGTGCTCGGCGCCCTCGCCGACATGGGCATCAAGGCGTGGTACCAGCCGCTGAACGACATCGCGACGGACGCGGGGAAGATCGCGGGTGCCGCGCAGAAGCGCATGGTGGGGCCCGGCGGCGGCCCCGGCGCGGTCCTGCACCACGTGACCATGTCGTACGACATCGACGCGGACAAGATGCTGGAGGTCCTGCGCATCGGCAAGGAGAAGCTGTCCGACAAGGGGACCAAGAGCGCCAAGAAGCGCGTGGACCCGCTGCGCCGCCAGACCGGGCTGCCGCGCGAGTCGGTCATCGAGCGGATGATCGACTCCTTCCGAGGGCGGTACGGCCTGACGGACGGCGGGGTCACCGAGGAGGAGCTGGCGCGGGCGCGCGAGCTGGCCAGGACGAAGTTCAGCTCGCCGGAGTGGACGGCGCGGGTGCCGTAG
- a CDS encoding gamma-glutamyltransferase family protein encodes MFTTRPTLQGTFGMVSSTHWLASQSAMAVLEDGGNAFDAAVAAGFVLHVVEPHLNGPAGEVPIVLAPADGEVRVLCGQGPAPAGATVAHYRSLGLDLVPGTGPLAAAVPGAFDAWLLLLRDHGTKSLADVLTYAIGYAADGHAPVERVVETVETVRELFEREWPTSAEVYLPDGEPPRTGELLRNPALAATWRRLIAEAREKAAASGGGRVAEIDAAREVWRTGFIAEALVRQAGRPTMDTSGRRHTGTLTADDLRDWSARYEAPVTYDWNGWTLCKAGAWSQGPALLQQFALLPREVAELPAYGSAEYVHLLVEGCKLAMADREAWYGDAGGGADEVPVGELLSGAYNALRRRLIGEKASYELRPGSPGGREPRLSAHARAVAAGERPHADAAGGVAAAGAGEPTVAGDGGTRGDTCHLDIVDRWGNMLSATPSGGWLQSNPVVPELGFPLGTRLQMAWLEEGLPNSLTPGRRPRTTLTPSLALKDGVPVLAFGTPGGDQQDQWQVHFFLGVALRDAVRGGLDLQGAIDAPNWHTDAFPGSFHPREMRAGSLTVESRMDPEVVAELRRRGHEVTVGGPWSEGRLCAVARDPRTGVLSAGANPRGMQGYAVGR; translated from the coding sequence ATGTTCACGACGCGTCCCACCCTTCAGGGCACCTTCGGCATGGTGTCGTCCACCCACTGGCTCGCCTCCCAGTCCGCGATGGCCGTCCTGGAGGACGGTGGCAACGCCTTCGACGCCGCCGTCGCCGCGGGGTTCGTGCTGCACGTGGTCGAGCCGCACCTCAACGGTCCCGCGGGCGAGGTGCCGATCGTCCTCGCGCCCGCGGACGGCGAGGTGCGCGTGCTCTGCGGCCAGGGGCCCGCGCCCGCCGGAGCCACCGTGGCGCACTACCGCTCCCTGGGGCTCGACCTGGTGCCGGGCACGGGACCCCTCGCCGCCGCGGTGCCCGGCGCCTTCGACGCGTGGCTGCTGCTCCTGCGCGACCACGGCACGAAGTCGCTGGCCGACGTGCTCACGTACGCCATCGGTTACGCGGCGGACGGGCACGCGCCCGTGGAGCGCGTCGTGGAGACCGTGGAGACGGTGCGGGAACTCTTCGAGCGGGAGTGGCCCACCTCCGCCGAGGTGTACCTGCCGGACGGTGAACCGCCGCGCACCGGCGAGCTGTTGCGCAACCCGGCGCTCGCGGCCACCTGGCGGCGGCTCATAGCCGAGGCGCGGGAGAAGGCGGCGGCCTCGGGGGGCGGCCGCGTAGCGGAGATCGACGCCGCGCGCGAGGTGTGGCGCACCGGCTTCATCGCCGAAGCGCTGGTGCGGCAGGCGGGGCGGCCCACCATGGACACCAGCGGCCGACGGCACACGGGCACGCTCACGGCCGACGACCTGCGCGACTGGTCCGCGCGGTACGAGGCCCCGGTCACCTACGACTGGAACGGCTGGACCCTGTGCAAGGCGGGCGCGTGGAGCCAGGGCCCCGCCCTCCTCCAGCAGTTCGCCCTGCTGCCCCGCGAGGTGGCCGAGCTGCCCGCGTACGGCTCCGCCGAGTACGTCCATCTCCTGGTCGAGGGCTGCAAGTTGGCGATGGCCGACCGGGAGGCCTGGTACGGGGACGCCGGGGGCGGCGCCGATGAGGTGCCCGTCGGTGAGCTGCTCTCGGGCGCGTACAACGCCCTGCGGCGGCGGCTCATCGGCGAGAAGGCGTCCTACGAGCTGCGCCCCGGCAGCCCCGGCGGGCGCGAGCCCCGGCTGTCGGCGCACGCGCGCGCGGTGGCTGCGGGGGAGCGGCCGCACGCCGACGCGGCGGGGGGCGTCGCGGCGGCGGGGGCGGGCGAGCCGACCGTGGCGGGCGACGGCGGGACCCGCGGCGACACCTGCCACCTCGACATCGTCGACCGCTGGGGCAACATGCTCTCGGCCACGCCCAGCGGCGGCTGGCTGCAGTCCAACCCCGTCGTCCCCGAGCTCGGCTTCCCGCTGGGGACCCGGTTGCAGATGGCGTGGCTCGAGGAAGGGCTGCCCAACTCGCTCACTCCGGGGCGGCGGCCCCGGACCACGCTCACCCCGTCCCTCGCGCTCAAGGACGGGGTGCCCGTGCTGGCCTTCGGCACGCCGGGCGGCGACCAGCAGGACCAGTGGCAGGTGCACTTCTTCCTGGGTGTGGCGCTGCGGGACGCCGTACGGGGCGGCCTGGACCTGCAAGGCGCGATCGACGCCCCCAACTGGCACACCGACGCCTTCCCCGGCTCCTTCCACCCGCGCGAGATGCGGGCGGGCAGCCTCACCGTCGAATCGCGGATGGACCCCGAGGTGGTGGCGGAGCTGCGGCGGCGGGGGCACGAGGTGACGGTGGGCGGGCCGTGGTCGGAGGGGCGGCTGTGCGCGGTGGCGCGCGACCCACGGACCGGTGTCCTCTCCGCGGGGGCCAATCCTCGCGGGATGCAGGGGTACGCCGTGGGGCGGTGA
- a CDS encoding inositol monophosphatase family protein, with protein MIEKFLVHGVHGVEEALRKAAAAEVMPRFRQLAEGDVVEKSGPHDVVTVADRRAEEQLTADLLALLPGSVVVGEEAVHADPSRYEAIRGAAPVWIVDPVDGTRQFVNGDPGFCMLVALAVDGEVQASWTYAPALDEFAVAIRGKGATLDGKPLVAGSPAPGADIEVATSHPDFTTDDQKRALSGLRTEGVRPRPCGSAGLEYLAIAKGELDAVAFSWELAWDHAAGLLLVAEAGGTDLTLTGEPFRIGGGNALPFTAARDAATARRVVELLGGSA; from the coding sequence ATGATCGAAAAGTTTCTGGTGCACGGCGTGCACGGCGTTGAAGAGGCCCTCCGCAAGGCTGCCGCGGCCGAGGTTATGCCCCGGTTCCGGCAGCTCGCCGAGGGCGACGTGGTCGAGAAGTCCGGGCCGCACGACGTGGTGACCGTCGCCGACCGCCGCGCCGAGGAGCAGCTGACCGCCGACCTCCTCGCGCTGCTGCCGGGATCGGTCGTGGTCGGCGAGGAGGCGGTGCACGCGGACCCGTCGAGGTACGAGGCGATACGCGGCGCCGCTCCGGTGTGGATAGTCGACCCGGTCGACGGGACGCGCCAGTTCGTGAACGGCGACCCCGGCTTCTGCATGCTCGTCGCCCTCGCGGTCGACGGCGAGGTCCAGGCTTCGTGGACGTACGCTCCGGCGCTCGACGAGTTCGCCGTCGCCATCCGGGGCAAGGGCGCCACGCTCGACGGGAAGCCGCTGGTGGCGGGCTCGCCCGCGCCGGGTGCCGACATCGAAGTGGCCACCTCGCACCCGGACTTCACCACCGACGACCAGAAGCGGGCGCTGAGCGGCCTGCGCACCGAGGGCGTGCGGCCGAGGCCGTGCGGCTCCGCGGGGCTCGAGTACCTCGCCATCGCCAAGGGCGAGTTGGACGCCGTCGCCTTCTCCTGGGAGCTGGCCTGGGACCACGCGGCGGGGCTGCTGCTCGTCGCCGAGGCCGGCGGCACCGACCTGACCCTGACGGGAGAGCCGTTCCGCATAGGCGGCGGGAACGCGCTGCCGTTCACCGCCGCACGCGACGCGGCGACGGCCCGCCGGGTGGTGGAGCTCCTCGGGGGTTCGGCCTGA
- a CDS encoding phytoene desaturase family protein: MLDAVVVGAGPNGLTAAVELARRGFSVAVFEARDTVGGGARTEELTLPGFRHDPCSAAHPLGINSPAFRAMPLDRYGLEWLQPPLPMAHPFLDGTAAVLSRSVAETAASFGPRDAGAYRRLVEPFLGPWDDLLRDFMSLPLTSLPRDPVTLARFGLVGLPPSTWLMRRFRDDRARALFAGLVAHVIAPLDGIITGGVGLVFALAAHARGWPVARGGSQSISDALTAYLKDLGGTVHTDYEVKRLDDLPPARAYVFDTSPTALARIAGLGRAYQGYRYGASAFKIDYALDGPVPWTAQEPRTAGTVQVGASSKEIGAALHAASREGRAPDAPFLITVQPSVVDPGRAPAGKHVFWAYGHVPNGWDGDLTDAIERQLERFAPGFRDRVLARATAGPPELAARNANYVGGDIACGAASGLQLLLRPKLSLFPYSTPHPAVFICSSATPPGPGVHGMSGHNAAKAVWRRLRSA, translated from the coding sequence ATGCTTGATGCCGTCGTCGTGGGGGCGGGACCGAACGGGCTCACCGCTGCCGTCGAGCTGGCCCGCCGAGGCTTCTCCGTGGCCGTCTTCGAGGCCAGGGACACGGTGGGCGGCGGGGCGCGCACCGAAGAGCTGACGCTGCCCGGATTCCGGCACGACCCCTGCTCCGCCGCCCACCCCCTCGGCATCAACTCCCCTGCGTTCCGCGCCATGCCGCTCGACCGGTACGGCCTGGAGTGGCTGCAGCCCCCGCTGCCGATGGCGCACCCCTTTCTCGACGGGACCGCCGCCGTGCTGTCCCGCTCCGTCGCCGAGACCGCCGCCTCGTTCGGGCCGCGCGACGCGGGAGCGTACCGACGCCTGGTGGAGCCCTTCCTCGGCCCGTGGGACGACCTCCTGCGGGACTTCATGTCGCTGCCGCTGACCTCCCTGCCACGGGACCCCGTCACGCTCGCCCGGTTCGGGCTCGTGGGACTGCCGCCCTCGACCTGGCTGATGCGGCGCTTCCGCGACGACCGCGCCCGCGCGCTCTTCGCCGGTCTGGTCGCCCATGTCATCGCGCCCCTCGACGGCATCATCACCGGCGGCGTCGGCCTGGTCTTCGCCCTTGCCGCGCACGCCCGGGGCTGGCCCGTCGCGCGCGGCGGCTCCCAGTCCATCTCCGACGCGCTCACCGCGTACCTGAAGGACCTCGGCGGCACCGTCCACACGGACTACGAGGTCAAGCGCCTGGACGACCTGCCGCCCGCCCGCGCGTACGTCTTCGACACCTCACCCACCGCGCTCGCCAGGATCGCCGGGCTCGGCCGCGCCTACCAGGGATACCGGTACGGAGCCAGCGCCTTCAAGATCGACTACGCGCTCGACGGGCCCGTGCCCTGGACCGCGCAGGAGCCGAGGACCGCGGGGACCGTCCAGGTCGGCGCGAGCAGCAAGGAGATCGGCGCCGCGCTACACGCCGCCTCGCGCGAGGGGCGCGCCCCCGACGCGCCGTTCCTGATCACGGTGCAGCCCAGCGTCGTCGACCCCGGCCGCGCCCCGGCGGGCAAGCACGTCTTCTGGGCGTACGGCCACGTCCCCAACGGCTGGGACGGTGACCTGACCGACGCGATCGAGCGGCAGCTGGAACGCTTCGCGCCCGGCTTCCGCGACCGCGTCCTGGCCCGCGCCACGGCGGGCCCGCCCGAGCTGGCCGCGCGCAACGCGAACTACGTGGGCGGCGACATCGCCTGCGGAGCCGCCAGCGGACTCCAGCTGCTGCTGCGGCCCAAGCTCTCCCTGTTCCCGTACAGCACCCCGCACCCCGCCGTCTTCATCTGCTCGTCGGCGACCCCGCCGGGCCCCGGGGTGCACGGGATGTCCGGGCACAACGCGGCGAAGGCGGTGTGGCGGCGGCTCAGGAGTGCATGA
- a CDS encoding AlkA N-terminal domain-containing protein: MHTDTERCVRAVQSKDARFDGWFFTAVTTTRIYCRPSCPVVPPKPENMTFYPSAAACQQAGFRACKRCRPDSSPGSPEWNQRADLVARAMRLIGDGVVDRDGVPGLASRLGYSARQVERQLRAELGAGPLALARAQRAQTARLLIETTALPMAEIAFAAGFASIRTFNDTVREVFALAPGELRARAPKRTASPAGAAPPASAGAPGVLSLRLPFRKPLNPDNLFGHLIATGVPGVEEWRDGAYRRTLDLPFGHGIVALTPHPDHIGCRLSLTDLRDLTIAISRCRRMLDLDADPAAVDGQLRSDPVLAPLVDKAPGRRVPGTVDEAEFAVRAVLGQQVSTAAARTHAARLVTAHGTPVEDPEGGLTHLFPTPEQLAALDPDALALPRSRRTTLTTLVSHLAEGRLKLGAESDWEEARARLAELPGFGPWTIEVIALRALGDPDAFLPSDLGIRRAAQELGLPHTPAALTVRAAAWRPWRAYAVQYLWAIDDHPINFIPA; this comes from the coding sequence ATGCACACCGACACCGAACGCTGCGTGCGCGCTGTTCAGTCGAAGGACGCCCGCTTCGACGGATGGTTCTTCACGGCCGTCACCACCACCCGGATCTACTGCCGCCCCAGCTGCCCGGTCGTGCCGCCCAAGCCCGAGAACATGACCTTCTACCCGAGCGCCGCCGCCTGCCAGCAGGCCGGATTCCGGGCCTGCAAGCGGTGCCGCCCCGACAGCAGCCCCGGCTCGCCCGAGTGGAACCAGCGGGCCGACCTGGTGGCCCGCGCCATGCGGCTCATCGGTGACGGCGTCGTCGACCGCGACGGCGTCCCCGGTCTCGCTTCCCGGCTCGGCTACAGCGCGCGCCAGGTCGAGCGCCAACTGCGCGCCGAGCTCGGTGCGGGACCGCTCGCGCTCGCCCGCGCCCAGCGCGCGCAGACCGCGCGGCTCCTCATCGAGACGACCGCGCTGCCCATGGCGGAGATCGCCTTCGCCGCCGGGTTCGCCTCGATCCGCACCTTCAACGACACCGTGCGCGAGGTCTTCGCACTCGCCCCCGGCGAGCTGCGCGCCCGGGCGCCGAAGCGCACCGCGTCCCCGGCGGGCGCGGCCCCGCCCGCGTCGGCAGGCGCCCCCGGTGTCCTCTCGCTGCGGCTGCCGTTCCGCAAGCCGCTCAACCCCGACAACCTCTTCGGACACCTCATCGCGACCGGCGTGCCCGGCGTCGAGGAATGGCGCGACGGCGCCTACCGGCGCACCCTCGACCTCCCCTTCGGACACGGCATCGTCGCGCTCACCCCGCACCCCGACCACATCGGCTGCCGCCTCAGCCTCACCGACCTGCGCGACCTCACCATCGCCATCAGCCGCTGCCGCCGCATGCTCGACCTGGACGCCGACCCGGCGGCCGTGGACGGCCAGTTGAGGAGCGATCCGGTGCTCGCGCCCCTCGTCGACAAGGCGCCGGGGCGGCGCGTGCCCGGCACCGTCGACGAGGCGGAGTTCGCGGTGCGCGCCGTGCTCGGCCAACAGGTCTCCACGGCCGCGGCCCGTACCCACGCGGCCCGCCTCGTCACCGCGCACGGCACGCCCGTCGAGGACCCGGAGGGCGGCCTCACCCACCTCTTCCCCACCCCGGAGCAGCTCGCCGCACTCGACCCCGACGCGCTCGCCCTGCCCCGCAGCCGCCGCACCACCCTGACCACGCTGGTGAGCCACCTCGCCGAAGGACGCCTCAAGCTCGGCGCCGAGAGCGACTGGGAGGAGGCGAGGGCCCGCCTCGCCGAGCTGCCCGGGTTCGGTCCCTGGACGATCGAGGTGATCGCCCTGCGGGCCCTCGGCGACCCGGACGCCTTCCTCCCCTCCGACCTCGGGATCCGGCGCGCCGCACAGGAGTTGGGCCTGCCGCACACGCCTGCCGCGCTCACCGTGCGCGCGGCGGCCTGGCGGCCCTGGCGGGCGTACGCGGTCCAGTACCTGTGGGCCATCGACGACCACCCGATCAACTTCATCCCCGCGTAA
- a CDS encoding methylated-DNA--[protein]-cysteine S-methyltransferase, with the protein MERLHTVIDSPYGPLTLVATDGVLSGLYMTEQRHRPPEESFGDRDTAPFGETISQLAAYFAGELTEFDLPLCLDGTPFQRTVWRELQRIPYGETRSYGQLADALGKPNASRAVGLANGKNPIGVIVPCHRVVGADGSLTGYGGGLDRKRQLLAFEGGTGGGADALF; encoded by the coding sequence ATGGAACGCCTGCACACCGTCATCGACAGCCCCTACGGGCCGCTCACGCTCGTCGCCACCGACGGCGTCCTCAGCGGCCTCTACATGACCGAACAGCGCCACCGCCCGCCGGAGGAGTCCTTCGGCGACCGCGACACGGCACCGTTCGGCGAGACGATCAGCCAGCTCGCGGCCTACTTCGCCGGTGAGCTGACCGAGTTCGACCTGCCGCTGTGCCTGGACGGCACGCCGTTCCAGCGGACCGTGTGGCGCGAGCTCCAGCGGATCCCGTACGGCGAGACCCGCTCGTACGGCCAACTCGCCGACGCCCTCGGCAAACCCAACGCCTCACGCGCGGTCGGCCTCGCCAACGGCAAGAACCCGATCGGCGTGATCGTGCCCTGCCACCGGGTCGTCGGCGCCGACGGGAGCCTGACGGGGTACGGCGGCGGGCTCGACCGCAAGCGTCAACTGCTGGCCTTCGAGGGCGGTACGGGGGGCGGGGCCGACGCCCTGTTCTGA
- a CDS encoding NUDIX domain-containing protein, whose amino-acid sequence MTIQDFATYIAGLPRVLVGAAALFRDTEGRVLLVEPNYREGWALPGGTVESDTGETPRQGARRESLEEIGLDVELGRLLAVDWVPAGSEGVRPPLVAYLYDGGVLDEERLKSIRLQEEELLSWRLVDRADLAELLLGATARRVAIALDVLAEGGGTAELENGYRVA is encoded by the coding sequence GTGACCATCCAGGACTTCGCCACGTACATCGCAGGACTCCCGAGGGTGCTCGTCGGAGCCGCCGCGCTCTTCAGGGACACCGAGGGGCGGGTCCTGCTCGTCGAGCCCAACTACCGCGAGGGCTGGGCACTGCCGGGCGGCACCGTCGAGTCCGATACCGGGGAGACGCCCCGGCAGGGCGCCCGCAGGGAGAGCCTCGAGGAGATCGGGCTCGACGTCGAGCTCGGGCGGCTGCTCGCGGTGGACTGGGTGCCCGCGGGCAGCGAGGGGGTACGGCCGCCGCTGGTCGCCTATCTGTACGACGGCGGGGTGCTCGACGAGGAGCGGCTGAAGTCGATCCGGCTCCAGGAGGAGGAGCTGCTCTCCTGGCGCCTGGTGGACCGCGCCGACCTCGCGGAGCTGTTGCTCGGCGCGACCGCGCGCAGGGTCGCGATCGCGCTCGACGTCCTGGCGGAGGGCGGCGGCACGGCGGAGCTGGAGAACGGCTACCGGGTCGCCTGA